Proteins from one Sulfurovum sp. TSL1 genomic window:
- a CDS encoding acetyl/propionyl/methylcrotonyl-CoA carboxylase subunit alpha, with the protein MSKKISKILIANRGEIALRIIRACKELDITSVVIHSDADSEGSWVQKADKSVLLEGHPVQVYLDYENIIKVAKELKCSAIHPGYGFLSESADFARACDENGIIFIGPKAEHIELFGDKITSKNAMKEIGVPVLEGTTTPITDKQEAQRISQEIGFPVIIKAAFGGGGRGMRVVHEAKQFDSLFEAATSEAKKFFGNGDVFIEKFVSNPRHIEVQVIADKYGNVVHLGERDCSIQRRHQKVIEIAPSPSLNDATRKELYRIAIRAMNRLGYENVGTIEFLLDAKDNIYFIEMNTRLQVEHPVTEIITGVDIVQRMIQIAEGDKLHFLQEEIVFRGYAIEFRINAEDPLNNFMPSFGTIEKYLTPGGPGVRLDTSVYGGYSIPTNYDSMIGKLIVWALDWEGVVKKAKRALDEYYIEGLTTNIPLHKEVVCDESFQKGIFDTGFLDKRVEHFALINTIAPTEDKRITSFISKLMQKGLTSKKGDFI; encoded by the coding sequence GTGAGTAAAAAAATATCAAAAATTTTAATAGCCAATCGTGGTGAAATTGCTCTACGTATCATCAGAGCATGTAAAGAGTTGGATATTACCAGTGTAGTTATACATTCGGATGCTGATAGTGAAGGCTCATGGGTACAGAAAGCAGATAAGAGTGTCTTGTTAGAGGGACACCCTGTGCAAGTCTATCTGGATTATGAGAATATTATTAAGGTCGCCAAAGAGTTAAAGTGTAGTGCTATCCATCCAGGATATGGTTTTTTGTCTGAAAGTGCCGACTTTGCAAGAGCCTGTGATGAGAACGGTATTATTTTTATCGGACCCAAGGCAGAACACATTGAACTTTTTGGAGATAAAATTACTTCAAAAAATGCCATGAAAGAGATCGGGGTACCTGTGCTTGAAGGTACAACTACGCCTATCACGGATAAACAAGAAGCACAAAGAATCTCTCAAGAGATAGGTTTCCCGGTTATCATCAAAGCCGCATTTGGCGGTGGCGGTCGTGGAATGCGTGTTGTGCATGAGGCAAAACAGTTCGATTCTCTTTTTGAGGCAGCAACAAGTGAAGCAAAAAAATTCTTTGGAAACGGTGATGTCTTTATAGAAAAATTTGTCAGCAATCCCCGACATATTGAAGTGCAGGTCATTGCGGACAAGTATGGGAACGTCGTGCATTTGGGAGAAAGAGACTGTTCGATCCAGAGACGTCATCAAAAAGTCATCGAGATCGCCCCTTCACCAAGCCTCAATGATGCTACACGAAAAGAGCTCTATCGTATTGCTATCAGAGCGATGAATCGTTTAGGCTATGAAAATGTCGGGACGATCGAATTTTTGCTCGATGCAAAAGACAATATCTACTTTATCGAAATGAATACACGTCTTCAGGTTGAACACCCGGTCACAGAGATCATCACCGGTGTGGATATCGTACAAAGAATGATCCAGATCGCAGAGGGAGACAAGCTTCATTTTTTACAAGAAGAAATCGTGTTTAGAGGATATGCCATTGAGTTCAGGATCAACGCAGAGGACCCGCTCAACAACTTTATGCCATCATTTGGAACGATCGAAAAGTACTTAACTCCGGGTGGACCGGGGGTAAGGCTTGATACAAGCGTATATGGCGGATACTCTATACCGACCAATTATGATTCTATGATAGGGAAACTGATCGTGTGGGCATTAGACTGGGAAGGTGTAGTTAAAAAAGCCAAAAGAGCTTTAGATGAATACTATATAGAAGGACTTACAACCAACATTCCACTTCATAAAGAAGTAGTGTGTGATGAGAGTTTCCAAAAAGGTATATTTGATACAGGATTTTTGGACAAACGTGTTGAACACTTTGCCCTGATCAATACCATCGCACCGACAGAAGATAAACGTATTACTTCTTTTATCTCAAAACTGATGCAAAAGGGTTTAACTTCCAAAAAAGGTGACTTTATATAG
- a CDS encoding bifunctional UDP-sugar hydrolase/5'-nucleotidase — protein sequence MKKTIMTICALALVTPTAIFAVQKKSNEITIHFAHIGDIHGHLIPRAHVRDDGNGMKQGGLARVYTLIKEMREKDDQLVLVNTGDTIQGSAEALYTRGGAMTEVLNAFGIDYYAPGNWDWLYGKARFKELFVGKDALSHWHPLIANIYNADDGTHLVEPYHIQTIKGIKVGFLGFTSERGPMIVGSSVTNGLKFSNGDTEFEKYVQELRPQVDLLIVLSELGLAKNIALSKAYPGVDFVFSSDMHEETPREVVLKNGTVLIEEGQDGTRVGEMSVTLRDHKVVGHKFTFHIVDEQIKPDAEITALIEQVRAPFVEETSAKKYVNPFSKRHLKGAINTVIGKTDVDLHRSNFSDSVMPAVVEGSSHDFITDVFRIQSGADIGLLRGFRYGTHIKTGNIRREDIYHYIPIGPFLAKGEMTGQTIKNVIENSADGSLAGDATDWKGGWLFAWSGLHYDLTPNAQKGERATNITVLDKQTGKYLPLDLEKVYTVAGYNYEEEPNRINKVICDTVEPVKNDKGEAIEATDAIEEYLKVQHANPELNRIKIIAPLSKPHYGNREIQPLP from the coding sequence ATGAAAAAAACGATCATGACCATCTGTGCATTGGCACTAGTCACACCGACTGCTATATTTGCAGTGCAGAAAAAATCAAATGAGATCACCATTCATTTTGCGCACATAGGTGATATACATGGACACTTGATTCCGCGTGCACATGTCCGGGATGATGGCAACGGTATGAAACAGGGCGGACTCGCCCGTGTCTATACGCTGATCAAAGAGATGCGTGAAAAAGATGATCAGCTTGTTCTGGTAAACACAGGAGATACGATACAAGGATCGGCAGAAGCACTCTACACACGCGGTGGAGCAATGACAGAAGTGCTTAATGCCTTTGGTATTGATTATTATGCTCCGGGAAACTGGGATTGGCTTTATGGGAAAGCGCGTTTTAAAGAGCTTTTTGTAGGTAAAGATGCTTTATCACACTGGCATCCGTTGATTGCAAATATCTATAATGCTGATGACGGTACACATCTTGTAGAACCTTATCATATTCAGACTATAAAAGGGATCAAAGTCGGATTTTTAGGGTTTACATCGGAACGTGGACCCATGATCGTGGGCTCAAGTGTAACTAACGGTTTGAAATTTTCCAATGGAGATACAGAATTTGAAAAGTATGTTCAAGAGTTACGTCCCCAGGTTGATCTGCTTATTGTTTTGTCAGAACTGGGTTTGGCTAAAAATATTGCGTTGTCCAAAGCATATCCGGGAGTAGATTTCGTTTTTTCCTCTGACATGCATGAGGAGACACCAAGAGAGGTAGTGCTTAAAAACGGGACTGTTTTGATTGAAGAGGGACAGGATGGAACGCGTGTGGGTGAAATGAGTGTAACGCTTAGAGACCATAAAGTTGTTGGACACAAGTTCACATTTCACATCGTGGATGAACAGATCAAGCCTGATGCAGAAATTACAGCGCTGATTGAACAAGTACGTGCACCATTTGTTGAAGAAACAAGCGCAAAAAAATATGTCAATCCATTTAGTAAACGTCATTTAAAGGGTGCAATTAATACTGTAATTGGCAAAACGGATGTAGATCTTCATAGAAGTAATTTTTCAGACAGTGTGATGCCTGCAGTTGTTGAAGGAAGTTCTCATGACTTTATCACAGATGTTTTTAGAATACAAAGTGGTGCAGACATAGGATTACTACGCGGTTTTAGATATGGAACACATATCAAAACCGGTAATATTCGCCGTGAAGACATCTATCATTATATCCCGATTGGTCCGTTCTTGGCAAAAGGAGAAATGACAGGTCAGACTATAAAGAATGTGATCGAAAACAGTGCAGATGGATCGCTGGCAGGTGATGCTACTGATTGGAAGGGTGGCTGGCTTTTTGCATGGAGCGGCCTACACTATGATTTGACGCCAAATGCCCAAAAAGGGGAAAGAGCAACAAACATTACTGTACTCGACAAACAGACAGGTAAATATCTACCGTTAGACCTTGAAAAGGTATATACCGTTGCCGGTTATAACTATGAGGAGGAGCCAAACCGTATTAACAAAGTCATATGCGACACTGTTGAGCCAGTTAAAAATGATAAAGGGGAAGCCATCGAAGCAACTGATGCGATTGAAGAGTATTTAAAAGTTCAACATGCAAATCCGGAACTCAATCGTATTAAGATCATTGCACCGCTTAGTAAACCACATTATGGGAATAGAGAGATTCAACCTCTGCCCTAG
- a CDS encoding ABC transporter ATP-binding protein — protein MKLNDIVINYVKKIIKEDRKNIFHLLYYSIIDAILVLSIPLASAIIINSVLAHASLSLVILGSIVLVLFVFITILQLLKGYIVEKFQQKVFLQEGIEIATKAINLDHEDHDAEIKHKKLMNYFFDITSIQKFFPILLLDGLGLVIKIVVSLLLLLAFDPILFAAGTLFFSIYIILLFLLGHNAAQSALERSDAKHSTIYFLQHINEEIGTEHETLSKFNTYLTTYVQARKKLFQIIIRQLGFTFFAEGFIFSMFLVIGGYLVINGSLPLGEFVAAEIIVTSITYALKGFAKQLDYIYDMIEGLYKVNKLSVGLEDKRHG, from the coding sequence ATGAAACTTAATGATATTGTTATCAATTATGTAAAAAAAATCATTAAAGAAGATCGAAAAAATATTTTTCATTTATTGTATTACTCTATCATTGATGCAATTCTTGTTTTATCTATTCCTCTCGCATCCGCTATTATTATCAACAGTGTATTGGCACATGCATCACTGTCTTTAGTTATTCTGGGATCAATAGTTCTTGTTTTATTTGTATTTATTACTATTTTACAATTGCTTAAAGGGTATATTGTTGAAAAGTTTCAACAGAAAGTTTTTCTTCAAGAAGGCATAGAGATTGCGACAAAAGCAATAAATCTAGACCATGAAGATCATGATGCCGAAATTAAACATAAAAAATTAATGAACTACTTTTTTGATATTACCTCGATTCAAAAGTTCTTTCCTATTCTGTTACTTGATGGTTTGGGGCTTGTGATCAAGATCGTTGTGAGTCTTCTTTTGTTACTTGCATTTGACCCGATTCTATTTGCTGCAGGAACACTCTTTTTTTCGATCTATATCATCCTGTTGTTTCTCCTTGGGCACAATGCAGCACAAAGTGCATTGGAGCGTTCGGATGCAAAACATAGTACCATCTATTTTTTACAGCATATCAATGAAGAAATAGGTACTGAACATGAAACGCTATCAAAGTTTAATACCTATTTAACTACGTATGTACAGGCCAGGAAAAAGTTATTTCAGATCATTATCAGACAATTGGGATTTACTTTTTTTGCAGAAGGATTCATTTTCAGTATGTTCCTGGTCATAGGAGGTTATCTTGTTATTAACGGCAGTCTGCCGCTGGGGGAATTTGTTGCCGCTGAAATTATTGTGACCTCTATTACTTACGCATTAAAAGGATTTGCAAAACAGCTTGATTATATTTATGATATGATCGAAGGACTCTATAAAGTCAATAAGTTGTCAGTAGGGTTGGAGGATAAGAGACATGGATAG